A DNA window from Salvelinus namaycush isolate Seneca chromosome 30, SaNama_1.0, whole genome shotgun sequence contains the following coding sequences:
- the LOC120025388 gene encoding receptor-interacting serine/threonine-protein kinase 2-like isoform X1, giving the protein MAVETVHQEDVLNVILCRTSAGGCLRGTYRRTELQVSIKVLSSRTAGGSEWTEWMRDVAVVRQVHSERVLVPLGVYKAWCLMGLLYDWMPEGSLHSLLYQTQLYPGLPMSFRLGILLDVAEGLCHLHCIPLPHQALKPTNVLLDQQYRAKVSDWGLPRQWRVGSSLSAGGGPCFRDLVYLSPEALTGTTPSVEADMYSFGVLLWETLNRRQPCGDLLQLLSGDDGIGSGLKDELLPKHVPHCHTLSQLMTNCWSTNPHSRPTAEDCALELRSAIATFDPDAMTRATLRMRESKERALHDSKIHPVKDIPIEINNLEACAGSGDTKYVGNKTLLFPQTSCPSETLPSPTTAIYTGEAPQRKHCQDCVTGSVVSSTSPRCPSSGPGPEHSRGTGGVSQRQSPPPPLSSSPSKALRQSPLNQPTASSHAAARCVSTTPMAVSYCRILRERREGIIRGMTEGRLNNLLDVLISRRALPPEACEVISDTDRSHTLPTGHLCLSGGTCSFSGSYHPRSDVHCHQSWPSTDVSLKVDGLLLEWGLCSEGPLTKCICSRFIMSYCISESVN; this is encoded by the exons ATGGCGGTGGAAACTGTTCATCAAGAGGACGTGCTAAATGTGATATTGTGCCGAACCAGCGCAGGCGGGTGTCTTCGGGGTACTTACCGGAGAACAGAGCTACAGGTTTCAATCAAGGTCCTCTCGTCTCGCACTGCAGGTGGAAG TGAGTGGACTGAGTGGATGAGAGATGTGGCTGTGGTCAGACAAGTCCATTCAGAGCGGGTTTTGGTTCCTCTGGGTGTGTACAAGGCCTGGTGTCTGATGGGCCTGCTGTATGACTGGATGCCAGAGGGCTCTCTACATTCTCTACTATACCAG ACCCAGCTGTATCCAGGTCTACCCATGAGTTTCAGGCTAGGCATCCTATTAGATGTGGCAGAGGGGTTGTGCCACCTCCACTGCATACCACTCCCCCACCAGGCCCTGAAACCCACCAATGTTCTCCTGGACCAGCAGTACCGGGCCAAG GTGAGTGACTGGGGCCTGCCCAGGCAGTGGAGGgttggctcctctctctctgctggagGAGGGCCCTGCTTCAGGGACTTGGTGTACCTGTCTCCTGAGGCCCTGACTGGCACCACACCCTCTGTGGAGGCAGACATGTACAG CTTTGGCGTGCTGCTGTGGGAGACGTTGAACAGAAGACAACCATGTGGAG ATTTGCTCCAGCTGCTTTCAGGTGATGATGGGATTGGTTCAGGCCTGAAGGATGAGCTGCTACCCAAACATGTACCCCACTGCCATACCCTCTCTCAGCTGATGACCAACTGCTGGAGCACTAACCCACACAGCCGTCCAACAGCAGAGG ACTGTGCACTGGAACTGAGGAGCGCCATAGCAACCTTTGATCCCGATGCCATGACAAGGGCTACCCTCAGGATGAGGGAAAGCAAG GAGAGGGCGCTACATGATTCTAAAATACATCCTGTGAAGGACATTCCCATTGAGATAAACAACCTAGAA GCCTGCGCTGGTTCCGGAGACACTAAATATGTGGGCAACAAGACACTGCTCTTTCCACAGACTTCCTGCCCTAGTGAAACACTCCCTAGTCCCACTACAGCCATATATACAGGGGAAGCACCCCAGAGGAAGCACTGTCAGG ACTGTGTGACTGGCTCTGTGGTGTCTTCCACCAGTCCCAGATGTCCCAGCAGTGGACCGGGTCCTGAGCATTCCAGAGGGACAGGAGGCGTCTCCCAGAGACAGAGCCCACCACCCCCACTCTCCTCCAGCCCCTCCAAAGCACTCAGACAGAGCCCTCTCAACCAGCCCACTGCCAGCTCCCATG CAGCTGCACGGTGTGTTTCTACGACTCCGATGGCGGTGAGCTATTGTCGTATCCTGCGCGAGAGACGTGAAGGCATCATTCGAGGCATGACGGAGGGACGACTCAACAACCTGCTGGATGTGCTCATCTCACGGCGAGCCCTTCCCCCGGAGGCCTGTGAGGTCATCTCTGACACTGACCGCTCGCACACGCTCCCTACTGGACACCTGTGCCTGTCAGGGGGAACATGCAGCTTCTCTGGTAGCTACCACCCTCGGTCTGATGTCCATTGCCACCAATCGTGGCCCTCCACAGATGTCTCACTGAAGGTGGATGGATTGTTATTAGAGTGGGGGTTGTGTAGCGAAGGGCCCCTAACCAAATGTATCTGTTCACGGTTTATCATGTCATACTGTATTTCAGAGAGTGTCAATTGA
- the LOC120025385 gene encoding receptor-interacting serine/threonine-protein kinase 2-like, with protein MLAVQFVSAVKDKYINPWQSNKQDKIKKSCIIIESTGFCSYYQMAVETVHQEDVLNVILCRTSAGGCLRGTYRRTELQVSIKVLSSRTAGGSEWTEWMRDVAVVRQVHSERVLVPLGVYKAWCLMGLLYDWMPEGSLHSLLYQTQLYPGLPMSFRLGILLDVAEGLCHLHCIPLPHQALKPTNVLLDQQYRAKVSDWGLPRQWRVGSSLSAGGGPCFRDLVYLSPEALTGTTPSVEADMYSFGVLLWETLNRRQPCGDLLQLLSGDDGIGSGLKDELLPKHVPHCHTLSQLMTNCWSTNPHSRPTAEDCALELRSAIATFDPDAMTRATLRMRESKERALHDSKIHPVKDIPIEINNLEACAGSGDTKYVGNKTLLFPQTSCPSETLPSPTTAIYTGEAPQRKHCQDCVTGSVVSSTSPRCPSSGPGPEHSRGTGGVSQRQSPPPPLSSSPSKALRQSPLNQPTASSHAAARCVSTTPMAVSYCRILRERREGIIRGMTEGRLNNLLDVLISRRALPPEACEVISASLTLTARTRSLLDTCACQGEHAASLVATTLGLMSIATNRGPPQMSH; from the exons ATGCTTGCTGTTCAATTTGTCAGTGCAGTGAAAGACAAATACATTAATCCATGGCAAAGCAACAAgcaagataaaataaaaaaaagttgtaTTATTATAGAGTCGACTGGTTTCTGTTCCTACTATCAGATGGCGGTGGAAACTGTTCATCAAGAGGACGTGCTAAATGTGATATTGTGCCGAACCAGCGCAGGCGGGTGTCTTCGGGGTACTTACCGGAGAACAGAGCTACAGGTTTCAATCAAGGTCCTCTCGTCTCGCACTGCAGGTGGAAG TGAGTGGACTGAGTGGATGAGAGATGTGGCTGTGGTCAGACAAGTCCATTCAGAGCGGGTTTTGGTTCCTCTGGGTGTGTACAAGGCCTGGTGTCTGATGGGCCTGCTGTATGACTGGATGCCAGAGGGCTCTCTACATTCTCTACTATACCAG ACCCAGCTGTATCCAGGTCTACCCATGAGTTTCAGGCTAGGCATCCTATTAGATGTGGCAGAGGGGTTGTGCCACCTCCACTGCATACCACTCCCCCACCAGGCCCTGAAACCCACCAATGTTCTCCTGGACCAGCAGTACCGGGCCAAG GTGAGTGACTGGGGCCTGCCCAGGCAGTGGAGGgttggctcctctctctctgctggagGAGGGCCCTGCTTCAGGGACTTGGTGTACCTGTCTCCTGAGGCCCTGACTGGCACCACACCCTCTGTGGAGGCAGACATGTACAG CTTTGGCGTGCTGCTGTGGGAGACGTTGAACAGAAGACAACCATGTGGAG ATTTGCTCCAGCTGCTTTCAGGTGATGATGGGATTGGTTCAGGCCTGAAGGATGAGCTGCTACCCAAACATGTACCCCACTGCCATACCCTCTCTCAGCTGATGACCAACTGCTGGAGCACTAACCCACACAGCCGTCCAACAGCAGAGG ACTGTGCACTGGAACTGAGGAGCGCCATAGCAACCTTTGATCCCGATGCCATGACAAGGGCTACCCTCAGGATGAGGGAAAGCAAG GAGAGGGCGCTACATGACTCTAAAATACATCCTGTGAAGGACATTCCCATTGAGATAAACAACCTAGAA GCCTGCGCTGGTTCCGGAGACACTAAATATGTGGGCAACAAGACACTGCTCTTTCCACAGACTTCCTGCCCTAGTGAAACACTCCCTAGTCCCACTACAGCCATATATACAGGGGAAGCACCCCAGAGGAAGCACTGTCAGG ACTGTGTGACTGGCTCTGTGGTGTCTTCCACCAGTCCCAGATGTCCCAGCAGTGGACCGGGTCCTGAGCATTCCAGAGGGACAGGAGGCGTCTCCCAGAGACAGAGCCCACCACCCCCACTCTCCTCCAGCCCCTCCAAAGCACTCAGACAGAGCCCTCTCAACCAGCCCACTGCCAGCTCCCATG CAGCTGCACGGTGTGTTTCTACGACTCCGATGGCGGTGAGCTATTGTCGTATCCTGCGCGAGAGACGTGAAGGCATCATTCGAGGCATGACGGAGGGACGACTCAACAACCTGCTGGATGTGCTCATCTCACGGCGAGCCCTTCCCCCGGAGGCCTGTGAGGTCATCTCTGCCTCTCTGACACTGACCGCTCGCACACGCTCCCTACTGGACACCTGTGCCTGTCAGGGGGAACATGCAGCTTCTCTGGTAGCTACCACCCTCGGTCTGATGTCCATTGCCACCAATCGTGGCCCTCCACAGATGTCTCACTGA
- the LOC120025388 gene encoding receptor-interacting serine/threonine-protein kinase 2-like isoform X2 produces the protein MAVETVHQEDVLNVILCRTSAGGCLRGTYRRTELQVSIKVLSSRTAGGSEWTEWMRDVAVVRQVHSERVLVPLGVYKAWCLMGLLYDWMPEGSLHSLLYQTQLYPGLPMSFRLGILLDVAEGLCHLHCIPLPHQALKPTNVLLDQQYRAKVSDWGLPRQWRVGSSLSAGGGPCFRDLVYLSPEALTGTTPSVEADMYSFGVLLWETLNRRQPCGDLLQLLSGDDGIGSGLKDELLPKHVPHCHTLSQLMTNCWSTNPHSRPTAEDCALELRSAIATFDPDAMTRATLRMRESKERALHDSKIHPVKDIPIEINNLEACAGSGDTKYVGNKTLLFPQTSCPSETLPSPTTAIYTGEAPQRKHCQDCVTGSVVSSTSPRCPSSGPGPEHSRGTGGVSQRQSPPPPLSSSPSKALRQSPLNQPTASSHAARCVSTTPMAVSYCRILRERREGIIRGMTEGRLNNLLDVLISRRALPPEACEVISDTDRSHTLPTGHLCLSGGTCSFSGSYHPRSDVHCHQSWPSTDVSLKVDGLLLEWGLCSEGPLTKCICSRFIMSYCISESVN, from the exons ATGGCGGTGGAAACTGTTCATCAAGAGGACGTGCTAAATGTGATATTGTGCCGAACCAGCGCAGGCGGGTGTCTTCGGGGTACTTACCGGAGAACAGAGCTACAGGTTTCAATCAAGGTCCTCTCGTCTCGCACTGCAGGTGGAAG TGAGTGGACTGAGTGGATGAGAGATGTGGCTGTGGTCAGACAAGTCCATTCAGAGCGGGTTTTGGTTCCTCTGGGTGTGTACAAGGCCTGGTGTCTGATGGGCCTGCTGTATGACTGGATGCCAGAGGGCTCTCTACATTCTCTACTATACCAG ACCCAGCTGTATCCAGGTCTACCCATGAGTTTCAGGCTAGGCATCCTATTAGATGTGGCAGAGGGGTTGTGCCACCTCCACTGCATACCACTCCCCCACCAGGCCCTGAAACCCACCAATGTTCTCCTGGACCAGCAGTACCGGGCCAAG GTGAGTGACTGGGGCCTGCCCAGGCAGTGGAGGgttggctcctctctctctgctggagGAGGGCCCTGCTTCAGGGACTTGGTGTACCTGTCTCCTGAGGCCCTGACTGGCACCACACCCTCTGTGGAGGCAGACATGTACAG CTTTGGCGTGCTGCTGTGGGAGACGTTGAACAGAAGACAACCATGTGGAG ATTTGCTCCAGCTGCTTTCAGGTGATGATGGGATTGGTTCAGGCCTGAAGGATGAGCTGCTACCCAAACATGTACCCCACTGCCATACCCTCTCTCAGCTGATGACCAACTGCTGGAGCACTAACCCACACAGCCGTCCAACAGCAGAGG ACTGTGCACTGGAACTGAGGAGCGCCATAGCAACCTTTGATCCCGATGCCATGACAAGGGCTACCCTCAGGATGAGGGAAAGCAAG GAGAGGGCGCTACATGATTCTAAAATACATCCTGTGAAGGACATTCCCATTGAGATAAACAACCTAGAA GCCTGCGCTGGTTCCGGAGACACTAAATATGTGGGCAACAAGACACTGCTCTTTCCACAGACTTCCTGCCCTAGTGAAACACTCCCTAGTCCCACTACAGCCATATATACAGGGGAAGCACCCCAGAGGAAGCACTGTCAGG ACTGTGTGACTGGCTCTGTGGTGTCTTCCACCAGTCCCAGATGTCCCAGCAGTGGACCGGGTCCTGAGCATTCCAGAGGGACAGGAGGCGTCTCCCAGAGACAGAGCCCACCACCCCCACTCTCCTCCAGCCCCTCCAAAGCACTCAGACAGAGCCCTCTCAACCAGCCCACTGCCAGCTCCCATG CTGCACGGTGTGTTTCTACGACTCCGATGGCGGTGAGCTATTGTCGTATCCTGCGCGAGAGACGTGAAGGCATCATTCGAGGCATGACGGAGGGACGACTCAACAACCTGCTGGATGTGCTCATCTCACGGCGAGCCCTTCCCCCGGAGGCCTGTGAGGTCATCTCTGACACTGACCGCTCGCACACGCTCCCTACTGGACACCTGTGCCTGTCAGGGGGAACATGCAGCTTCTCTGGTAGCTACCACCCTCGGTCTGATGTCCATTGCCACCAATCGTGGCCCTCCACAGATGTCTCACTGAAGGTGGATGGATTGTTATTAGAGTGGGGGTTGTGTAGCGAAGGGCCCCTAACCAAATGTATCTGTTCACGGTTTATCATGTCATACTGTATTTCAGAGAGTGTCAATTGA